One genomic region from Leptolyngbyaceae cyanobacterium JSC-12 encodes:
- a CDS encoding transposase (IMG reference gene:2510095191~PFAM: Transposase IS116/IS110/IS902 family; Transposase), which yields MKILAIDLGKFKSVACLLDTQTNQAQYETIAMQRGLIEGVLQRSQPQKVVIETCTNSNWVHDICQEQGYEVLVANPNQDAWQWRNVKRKTDKDDALKLAKLAALEQIPPVYVPAVEMRQYRCLVKYRKTLVWRMNQVRNSIRALLMAQGLTMPDRAKAWTLQGLAELSKHRKPLAECSLNELWRGELDVELTLLDTLEEQYDQVEKQLNQLAKQEERVQLLMTIPGVGRRTAEVIVTALDKPERFANARQVSAYAGLVPDQRQSGQTNRLGAITRRGSRLLRGALVEVGWMLVRFNPWARQTFERICGGQKTRRKTAIVALARKLLVRCWAMLRDKQPWNPDLQQS from the coding sequence ATGAAGATTCTCGCAATTGACCTGGGAAAATTCAAGAGCGTCGCTTGCCTGTTGGATACACAGACAAATCAGGCTCAGTACGAAACGATAGCAATGCAGCGAGGTTTGATTGAGGGCGTGCTGCAACGCAGCCAGCCGCAGAAGGTGGTGATTGAAACCTGTACCAACAGTAACTGGGTCCACGATATCTGCCAGGAGCAGGGCTACGAGGTCTTAGTTGCCAACCCGAATCAAGATGCGTGGCAGTGGCGCAACGTCAAACGCAAGACAGACAAAGATGACGCTCTAAAACTGGCTAAACTCGCTGCCCTTGAACAAATTCCCCCAGTCTATGTTCCGGCAGTTGAAATGCGTCAATACCGATGCTTGGTGAAATACCGCAAAACATTGGTATGGCGGATGAACCAGGTCAGGAATAGCATTCGTGCTTTGTTGATGGCACAAGGGTTAACGATGCCTGATCGTGCTAAAGCCTGGACGCTTCAGGGGTTAGCAGAATTGAGCAAACACCGTAAACCATTAGCCGAGTGCAGTCTCAATGAGTTATGGAGAGGAGAGCTTGATGTGGAATTGACCCTGCTCGATACATTGGAAGAACAGTACGATCAGGTTGAAAAGCAACTCAATCAACTGGCAAAACAAGAAGAACGAGTCCAACTGTTAATGACCATTCCAGGAGTCGGACGACGGACAGCGGAGGTGATTGTGACGGCATTGGATAAACCAGAGCGCTTTGCCAATGCTCGACAAGTTTCTGCTTACGCAGGACTGGTACCTGACCAGCGACAATCAGGGCAAACGAATCGATTAGGAGCGATTACACGCAGAGGTTCAAGGTTACTGCGAGGGGCATTAGTCGAGGTAGGCTGGATGCTGGTTCGCTTCAACCCTTGGGCACGACAGACCTTTGAGCGTATCTGTGGAGGGCAGAAAACTCGCAGGAAGACCGCCATTGTCGCCTTAGCTCGAAAACTTTTGGTGAGATGTTGGGCAATGCTGAGAGACAAACAACCTTGGAATCCAGATTTACAGCAATCTTAA
- a CDS encoding hypothetical protein (IMG reference gene:2510095192): MKLQTSNLLRVIQRSLLPSVILSTAYLIEQPVLAIQTYEWGQGQRPQPMMSLDQGVCWLTAVQGKFMGGAEVVRVSLRGNQWFLSGGSYQEGVVGQAKCATWSELGASPRSLRGPYQWRNGNRAAVMEGSLCFISAVSGNFRGGGESVAIRQSGSSYVLTGISQQDFVYGEAHCISPFDTVRQRLEWSPGSRPIQLRTQCFLQRIAGTFNGGGERVGIFGDGYGTLTGSYISGDGVWAEVLCSGR; the protein is encoded by the coding sequence ATGAAGCTGCAAACTAGTAATCTTTTGCGGGTGATTCAAAGGTCTCTTTTGCCATCAGTGATTCTAAGCACTGCTTATCTTATTGAGCAACCAGTTTTGGCAATCCAAACATATGAATGGGGGCAGGGGCAGCGACCACAACCCATGATGAGCCTAGATCAGGGAGTATGCTGGCTAACAGCAGTTCAAGGCAAGTTTATGGGCGGCGCTGAAGTCGTCAGGGTTAGTTTACGTGGTAATCAGTGGTTTTTAAGTGGAGGTTCCTATCAAGAAGGTGTAGTTGGACAAGCAAAATGTGCAACTTGGTCCGAATTGGGAGCCTCGCCGAGATCCCTTCGAGGTCCCTATCAGTGGAGAAATGGTAATCGTGCAGCGGTTATGGAAGGAAGTCTTTGTTTCATAAGTGCGGTATCAGGTAACTTTAGAGGTGGAGGCGAGAGCGTTGCTATCAGACAGTCAGGATCTTCGTATGTTCTAACGGGAATCTCTCAACAAGATTTTGTATACGGAGAAGCCCATTGTATTAGTCCATTTGATACTGTTAGACAGCGTTTGGAATGGTCGCCTGGATCTCGACCTATTCAGCTTAGAACTCAGTGCTTTTTGCAGCGCATAGCTGGCACTTTCAATGGTGGAGGAGAAAGAGTAGGTATTTTCGGTGACGGTTATGGTACTCTCACAGGCAGCTATATCTCAGGCGACGGTGTTTGGGCAGAAGTACTGTGTTCCGGGCGCTAG
- a CDS encoding Protein of unknown function (DUF433) (IMG reference gene:2510095193~PFAM: Protein of unknown function (DUF433)) has product MSSVSNEKAGIIRTERGLTIAGTRITLYDVMDYVTAQYPPKFIQGLFDLTEAQINAALTYIETHRAEVEAEYQQVLQEAEELRKYYEEQNRERVAQSAAKPAKPGTEAAWEKLRAAKAKRESKV; this is encoded by the coding sequence ATGTCTTCTGTATCAAATGAAAAAGCAGGTATTATCCGCACAGAGCGAGGTTTAACGATCGCAGGCACACGCATCACCCTCTACGACGTGATGGACTATGTGACGGCTCAATATCCACCTAAGTTTATTCAGGGATTATTTGATCTGACAGAAGCGCAAATTAATGCTGCTCTAACCTATATTGAGACACACCGCGCAGAGGTAGAAGCTGAGTACCAGCAAGTTCTCCAAGAAGCTGAAGAACTCAGAAAATACTACGAGGAGCAGAATCGCGAGCGGGTTGCTCAAAGTGCCGCAAAGCCAGCCAAACCTGGAACTGAAGCGGCTTGGGAAAAGCTTCGAGCGGCTAAGGCAAAACGTGAATCCAAAGTATGA
- a CDS encoding hypothetical protein (IMG reference gene:2510095194), producing the protein MIFLVDHNLKGHALVFFGAIASQGWLDIVPIQFVTFDEMDLSIDSDDRVVWRLAQEHQMILLTANRSMRGKDSLEQVMREENTSESLPVITVSNADRLLNDSEYRGRCVESLIEIVLDIDTYRGARRIFIP; encoded by the coding sequence ATGATTTTTCTGGTTGACCACAATCTCAAAGGTCATGCTCTGGTTTTCTTTGGCGCGATCGCATCGCAAGGCTGGTTGGATATCGTTCCGATTCAGTTTGTCACATTTGACGAAATGGATTTATCGATCGATAGCGATGACAGGGTAGTTTGGCGACTTGCTCAAGAGCATCAAATGATTTTGCTGACTGCGAATCGCAGCATGAGAGGAAAAGATTCGTTGGAGCAGGTTATGCGAGAAGAGAACACCTCAGAGTCGTTGCCTGTTATCACGGTTAGCAATGCAGATCGGCTTCTGAATGATTCTGAATATCGAGGTCGATGTGTTGAAAGTTTGATTGAAATTGTGCTTGACATTGATACTTATCGGGGTGCAAGGCGGATCTTCATTCCGTAG
- a CDS encoding hypothetical protein (IMG reference gene:2510095195~manually curated~partial gene): MSYTELQRLSTGEFKRLCGVSRETFSDMVEVLRPHLERQGKRGGQNKLRVEDQLLVALEYWREYRSQFH; encoded by the coding sequence ATGTCCTACACAGAACTGCAACGATTGTCTACCGGAGAATTTAAGCGCTTGTGCGGCGTCAGTCGTGAAACCTTTAGCGACATGGTGGAGGTGCTACGCCCCCACCTAGAGCGACAGGGTAAGCGGGGTGGACAAAACAAACTGAGGGTGGAAGACCAACTCTTGGTGGCATTGGAATATTGGCGGGAGTATCGTAGCCAGTTTCACAT
- a CDS encoding hypothetical protein (IMG reference gene:2510095197), with amino-acid sequence MYIMTRMLEPNVGTGREDVIRASMGLTEEDFLQVRESTWRVSFLEIGHQGLRKRLYLHRLTFTFWLSRWCGDNFY; translated from the coding sequence ATGTATATCATGACTAGAATGCTGGAACCAAATGTAGGAACTGGGAGAGAAGATGTAATCAGAGCTTCTATGGGATTGACTGAGGAGGATTTCTTACAAGTGCGCGAAAGTACATGGCGTGTCTCTTTTTTGGAAATTGGTCATCAAGGACTACGTAAAAGGCTTTATCTACATAGATTAACTTTCACTTTCTGGCTCTCCCGTTGGTGCGGTGATAACTTTTACTAA
- a CDS encoding hypothetical protein (IMG reference gene:2510095199), translating to MEKNEIDTLILDDLQEDDWKEIQEFNTWVLDYEEAISKLIEEWVQLSNNYDDYLNPRLRKKLVERFGSDEQNLEYEALEFFQNELSALKRAIDEASMKSDWLSVIDICDSLVIFFNLRTYWEDLEETLKIALSASQKAENDLAEARVLNNLGHTFRLLGRAEEGISYCQKSVGIFREIKDERGIAEALYTLGYLFRSVGQWQASIRNFEECLSLFESFEDSVGKAGALDGLGQVYTKQGNLSQAEKVLRESLDIKEGLGNRFQVSITCNNLGKVYIQKGDLGEAENLFRRSLAIKQEINDRQGQGVSLNELGEVCRLKGEFDRAMDYYCESLKIKDQVSASTNSAVSDNHGKGLTHMNIGLLFKEKGDIEQAINNWEIALDELNDYSPEFKQVQEWLQQFS from the coding sequence ATGGAGAAAAATGAAATCGATACTTTAATATTAGATGATTTGCAAGAAGACGACTGGAAAGAGATTCAAGAATTTAATACTTGGGTTTTGGATTACGAGGAGGCAATCTCTAAACTCATTGAAGAATGGGTTCAGCTATCCAATAATTATGACGACTACCTGAATCCAAGACTTAGAAAGAAGCTTGTAGAGCGCTTTGGTTCAGATGAACAAAACCTAGAGTATGAAGCCTTAGAGTTTTTTCAAAATGAGTTATCTGCTCTAAAGCGTGCTATTGACGAAGCAAGCATGAAGAGTGATTGGCTATCTGTAATTGATATTTGCGATAGTCTTGTAATCTTTTTCAATCTTCGCACCTATTGGGAAGATCTAGAAGAAACTTTGAAGATTGCGTTGTCTGCCTCTCAAAAAGCCGAGAATGATTTAGCTGAAGCTCGTGTATTAAATAACTTAGGACATACCTTTCGCCTTTTAGGGCGAGCAGAAGAAGGAATAAGTTATTGTCAGAAAAGTGTTGGAATTTTTAGAGAAATAAAAGATGAACGAGGCATAGCTGAAGCCCTATACACTCTTGGATATCTCTTTCGTTCAGTGGGCCAATGGCAAGCATCCATCAGAAATTTTGAGGAATGTCTATCACTGTTTGAAAGTTTTGAAGATTCTGTCGGTAAAGCTGGAGCATTAGATGGATTGGGACAAGTATATACAAAGCAAGGGAATCTGTCTCAAGCAGAGAAGGTTTTAAGAGAAAGTCTAGATATCAAAGAGGGATTGGGAAATCGCTTTCAGGTCAGCATAACTTGTAATAATTTAGGAAAGGTATATATTCAAAAAGGTGACTTGGGAGAAGCAGAAAATCTTTTCCGAAGAAGTCTAGCAATAAAGCAGGAGATTAACGATCGTCAGGGACAAGGTGTTTCCTTAAATGAGTTAGGTGAAGTATGTCGTTTGAAAGGTGAGTTTGATAGAGCTATGGATTATTACTGTGAAAGCTTAAAGATCAAGGATCAAGTATCCGCATCTACAAATAGTGCTGTGTCAGATAATCATGGTAAAGGACTTACACATATGAATATCGGTCTTCTCTTTAAGGAGAAAGGTGACATTGAGCAGGCGATTAATAATTGGGAAATAGCACTTGATGAATTAAACGATTATTCACCTGAATTTAAGCAGGTTCAAGAATGGTTGCAACAGTTTAGTTGA
- a CDS encoding hypothetical protein (IMG reference gene:2510095200) translates to MQRGSSFESNTVSSDAIFSFSDLYAKLPDKAKLPSGSLKPSLKPYLNPSESLVKFYRESLDELSKCYGNYLVLFSIVSGLKPLSDVGRTPEEQKIEGSRQTYPFEEIAAILKFIQDSLIQEKVVFIAISAQYGEPHGIRNLMNKVNKDKVLKFPIKVFEDIDWSDQPEQQAAFFRAIHERALDLGIPSVAFGNASTYQHLIIAATGGFHVSAVALDSYDKPPSRDGRPYWKELSSGELPGLRAFQQDHNNPGNWNSVTEAMKNYLKESILDYL, encoded by the coding sequence TTGCAGCGGGGTAGTTCATTTGAGAGCAACACGGTTAGCTCTGATGCAATCTTTAGCTTTTCGGATTTGTATGCCAAACTTCCAGATAAAGCTAAGCTACCATCAGGCTCTCTTAAGCCAAGCCTCAAACCCTACTTAAATCCATCTGAAAGCTTGGTTAAATTTTACAGAGAATCCTTAGATGAATTATCAAAATGCTACGGCAATTATCTTGTTCTATTTTCTATTGTTTCAGGCTTAAAGCCATTGAGTGATGTTGGTAGAACTCCTGAAGAACAAAAAATTGAAGGAAGTAGACAAACCTACCCATTTGAGGAGATTGCTGCCATCTTGAAATTCATTCAAGATTCTCTCATTCAAGAAAAAGTAGTTTTTATTGCTATTAGCGCGCAATATGGAGAGCCACACGGTATAAGAAATTTGATGAATAAAGTCAACAAAGATAAAGTATTGAAGTTTCCAATCAAAGTTTTTGAAGATATAGATTGGTCTGATCAACCTGAGCAGCAAGCGGCATTTTTTAGAGCAATTCATGAACGCGCCCTTGATTTGGGAATTCCTAGTGTTGCTTTTGGAAATGCCTCAACATATCAACATTTGATTATTGCAGCTACTGGTGGTTTTCATGTAAGCGCTGTTGCTCTCGACAGCTATGATAAGCCTCCTAGTAGAGATGGTCGTCCCTATTGGAAGGAACTGAGTAGTGGTGAACTGCCAGGGTTGAGAGCCTTTCAACAAGATCATAATAATCCTGGTAACTGGAACTCTGTAACTGAAGCAATGAAAAACTACTTAAAAGAGAGTATTCTAGACTATCTTTAA
- a CDS encoding transposase (IMG reference gene:2510095201~PFAM: Transposase IS200 like), with product MSEYIHKSHNVTVLLYHLVFPAKYRRAVFDEQVDEVLREVCLEIEKRYEIKFIEIGVDKDHVHFLVQSVPTYSVTKLVKMIKSLTAREVFRRCPQVKQKLWGGEFWSDGYFASTVGKHGDEGMIANYVKNQGNEYLKLHRDEQLTLF from the coding sequence ATGAGCGAGTACATCCACAAAAGTCATAACGTTACGGTTTTGCTATACCACCTTGTGTTTCCAGCAAAGTATCGGCGGGCTGTGTTTGATGAACAGGTCGATGAAGTTTTGCGAGAAGTTTGCCTGGAGATTGAGAAACGCTACGAGATTAAATTTATAGAAATCGGTGTAGACAAAGACCATGTGCACTTTTTAGTCCAATCGGTGCCGACATACAGCGTGACCAAATTGGTCAAAATGATCAAGAGTTTGACCGCAAGGGAAGTGTTTCGGCGTTGTCCTCAGGTGAAGCAAAAGCTATGGGGTGGAGAGTTTTGGAGTGATGGCTATTTTGCAAGTACAGTTGGGAAACACGGGGATGAAGGGATGATTGCGAACTACGTCAAAAATCAGGGTAACGAATATCTCAAGCTACACCGAGATGAGCAGCTTACTCTTTTTTGA
- a CDS encoding hypothetical protein (IMG reference gene:2510095202), translated as MILLQDSCSLGYDFRDFEVVLDFINSKMNEQFLIYTDETNIEIFKNSISSKQVQFRGYSKGSFSKQELSNLISMGQFPAALQRKMQG; from the coding sequence ATGATCCTTTTACAGGATAGTTGCTCTCTGGGATACGATTTCCGTGACTTTGAGGTCGTCTTGGATTTCATCAATTCCAAGATGAATGAGCAATTTTTAATTTACACAGATGAAACGAATATTGAGATCTTTAAAAATTCTATCTCTAGTAAACAAGTTCAGTTTAGAGGATATTCTAAAGGTTCTTTTTCAAAGCAGGAGTTATCCAATTTAATCTCTATGGGTCAATTCCCCGCTGCTCTGCAGCGTAAAATGCAGGGATGA
- a CDS encoding acetyltransferase, ribosomal protein N-acetylase (IMG reference gene:2510095203~PFAM: Acetyltransferase (GNAT) family) — MILKTQQLVLRPILESELSTLHMIFTDSYVRKYLCDDQVFSLQQVEEMLKQSIKHFEEEKFGLWFIKINGESEVIGFVGLWYFFDEEQPQLIYALLPKALKKGYATEAANKIIEYCFDELGYEYLVASCDQPNIESHKVAERLGMRKMEEKIVNGSPIVFFRLEKL; from the coding sequence ATGATACTTAAAACGCAGCAGTTGGTTTTGAGACCGATTTTGGAGAGTGAGCTTAGCACCCTCCATATGATTTTTACTGATTCCTACGTCAGGAAGTACCTGTGTGACGATCAAGTTTTTTCCTTGCAGCAAGTTGAAGAAATGCTCAAACAGAGCATAAAGCACTTTGAGGAAGAAAAATTTGGTCTTTGGTTTATCAAGATCAATGGTGAAAGTGAAGTCATCGGATTTGTTGGTTTGTGGTATTTCTTTGATGAAGAACAACCCCAGTTGATCTATGCCTTGCTTCCTAAAGCCCTCAAAAAGGGCTACGCTACTGAAGCTGCAAACAAAATAATAGAGTATTGTTTTGATGAACTTGGTTATGAGTATCTTGTAGCAAGCTGCGATCAACCAAACATTGAGTCACACAAAGTAGCGGAAAGACTGGGAATGAGGAAGATGGAAGAAAAAATTGTGAATGGGAGTCCTATAGTGTTCTTTAGACTTGAAAAGTTGTAG
- a CDS encoding hypothetical protein (IMG reference gene:2510095204~PFAM: Protein of unknown function (DUF497)): protein MDVYFVLNGVTFVWNDEKARINPINHDGVTFQQATEAFFDPLLVVVDASRNDEARDAVIGLDRRWNLLYVVYIERENDIIRIISARKATRKEREDYEG, encoded by the coding sequence ATGGATGTGTATTTCGTGCTCAACGGCGTTACCTTCGTCTGGAATGACGAGAAAGCCAGGATTAATCCGATAAACCATGATGGTGTCACGTTTCAGCAAGCCACAGAAGCCTTCTTTGATCCGTTGCTTGTAGTGGTTGATGCGAGTCGCAATGATGAGGCGCGAGATGCTGTCATTGGTTTAGACCGGCGCTGGAATCTCTTGTACGTTGTTTACATTGAGCGTGAAAACGACATTATTCGGATCATTTCGGCTCGTAAAGCAACACGCAAGGAGCGAGAAGACTATGAAGGTTGA
- a CDS encoding hypothetical protein (IMG reference gene:2510095205): MKVEALKKRLDKNRPMTTITIRIPEDVIEDLKRVAPLLGFSGYQPLARAYIGQGLRTDLERLEGDTVFALIASLKRHGVSDEVIQEALGEVAQR; encoded by the coding sequence ATGAAGGTTGAAGCATTAAAAAAGCGACTGGACAAGAACCGTCCCATGACTACGATCACGATTCGTATTCCCGAAGATGTGATTGAGGATTTGAAGCGGGTTGCACCATTGCTTGGTTTTTCAGGGTATCAACCTCTAGCGCGTGCTTACATTGGGCAAGGGCTTCGTACTGACTTAGAACGGTTAGAGGGCGATACAGTGTTTGCATTGATTGCTAGTTTAAAGCGTCATGGTGTGAGTGACGAAGTGATTCAGGAGGCGCTAGGTGAAGTCGCTCAACGTTAG
- a CDS encoding hypothetical protein (IMG reference gene:2510095207) — protein MSETVYIETSILGYLTARPSRDLVVAANIEITREWWDTRRSAFQLYSSQAVVKETSQGDTEIASRRLEIIRNLALLDLNQSVLDLAEQFLERSSLPAKADVDAVHIAAATVHGMDYLLTWNCKHIANAQIQRKLAEISLDLGYELPILCTPYELLGD, from the coding sequence ATGAGTGAAACTGTCTACATCGAAACGAGTATTTTAGGCTATCTCACTGCTCGACCCAGCAGAGATCTAGTTGTGGCTGCCAATATCGAGATAACAAGGGAGTGGTGGGATACGCGCCGCAGTGCTTTCCAACTCTACTCCTCCCAAGCAGTTGTCAAAGAAACATCACAGGGAGATACCGAAATTGCATCTCGACGGCTCGAAATCATTCGCAACCTCGCGTTACTCGATTTGAACCAATCTGTACTTGATTTAGCAGAGCAATTTTTGGAACGCAGTAGCCTTCCTGCAAAAGCTGATGTTGATGCTGTTCATATTGCAGCCGCGACTGTTCACGGCATGGATTATCTACTCACATGGAACTGTAAGCACATTGCAAACGCTCAAATTCAAAGAAAACTAGCAGAGATTAGTCTTGATTTGGGATACGAATTACCGATTCTTTGCACACCCTATGAACTGCTCGGAGATTGA
- a CDS encoding hypothetical protein (IMG reference gene:2510095208) encodes MYQDAIVEEIHRIREEYSRSFNHDLKAIFADLQKQQAESGREVVNLTRKRGLTTRWSGRARDLGEDAKDTSRRST; translated from the coding sequence ATGTACCAAGATGCAATTGTAGAAGAAATTCACAGAATCCGTGAAGAGTATTCTCGGTCATTCAATCATGACTTAAAAGCCATCTTTGCCGATTTACAAAAACAGCAAGCTGAAAGCGGCAGAGAAGTTGTGAACCTGACGCGAAAGCGCGGTCTAACAACACGTTGGAGCGGACGGGCGAGAGATCTTGGTGAAGATGCAAAGGATACTAGCCGCCGCTCAACTTAG
- a CDS encoding hypothetical protein (IMG reference gene:2510095209): MQAMNNGSVRINALDTRDRDINHNYIVDFRPDEKYEFINYGRLPRTAESQEKILQIYKRFLPGILQRKCMANFQYLER, from the coding sequence ATGCAAGCAATGAACAATGGTAGTGTCAGAATCAATGCTCTAGACACTAGAGACAGAGATATCAACCATAACTATATAGTAGATTTCCGTCCTGATGAGAAATATGAGTTTATCAACTATGGTCGGTTGCCTCGGACTGCTGAAAGTCAAGAAAAAATTTTGCAAATCTACAAAAGGTTTCTTCCTGGTATATTGCAGCGAAAATGTATGGCAAATTTCCAATATTTGGAACGTTGA
- a CDS encoding hypothetical protein (IMG reference gene:2510095210): MRFARCLSGVALVSCLNFDPSLAIAGVIGESSNSTLISQAKPTRPSNKKPDLVDITVRGYTIPVCTDSGVALKETSVEDLVYLGKHDVAYRAKQYLGRLTGGVQLTCKVTEFRTKRSNYTDFLFLWTDYLEKFGGSYRLVEGTHGAPYGLYRLVYPDKWVQYIAIYFHSAGGLQLSVGSFLRDEKFARDALMLMMWQSRLGRPGLR; encoded by the coding sequence ATGAGATTTGCTCGTTGTTTGTCTGGTGTTGCTCTTGTATCTTGCTTAAATTTTGATCCAAGTCTTGCCATAGCCGGGGTGATTGGCGAATCCTCTAATTCAACTTTGATTAGTCAAGCTAAACCGACTAGGCCAAGTAATAAGAAGCCCGATTTGGTTGACATTACTGTTCGAGGATATACTATTCCTGTTTGTACAGACTCGGGAGTGGCGCTGAAGGAAACTTCGGTGGAAGATCTCGTCTATCTGGGTAAACATGACGTTGCCTATCGGGCGAAGCAATATCTTGGACGCTTGACGGGAGGAGTTCAGCTTACGTGTAAGGTGACGGAATTTCGCACTAAGCGTTCTAACTATACTGACTTTCTCTTCCTTTGGACTGATTACCTAGAAAAATTTGGCGGTTCCTATCGTTTGGTTGAAGGAACGCATGGCGCACCTTACGGGCTTTATCGACTTGTGTATCCAGACAAGTGGGTGCAATACATCGCCATCTATTTTCACAGTGCTGGCGGTCTTCAACTGAGCGTTGGCTCTTTCCTGAGAGATGAAAAATTCGCTCGGGACGCATTAATGCTTATGATGTGGCAGTCCCGGCTTGGTCGTCCCGGTCTACGATAG
- a CDS encoding hypothetical protein (IMG reference gene:2510095211): MKFKLVGCLSTAVIYCISVNSVAAINVISAQGSQSIQTIASNPVRILEREQRRLQREQRKREREQRIEFQRQQRELRRLKRQQELERLEQRQKELEAARQAATEEQQLEAERRRQYFEGLSPEDKKAYLAQQEAQRVQANKAAALFLLMLFAGGTGSSQQNEPKKEFDPCDIPGRQAGC, encoded by the coding sequence ATGAAGTTCAAGCTTGTTGGCTGTTTATCTACGGCTGTTATCTATTGCATCAGCGTTAATTCAGTCGCTGCGATCAATGTAATCTCTGCTCAAGGTTCTCAATCGATTCAAACGATCGCTTCTAATCCCGTGAGGATACTTGAACGTGAGCAACGTAGACTGCAACGTGAGCAACGTAAAAGGGAACGTGAGCAACGCATTGAATTTCAACGCCAACAACGCGAACTGCGACGGCTAAAACGTCAACAAGAATTGGAACGATTGGAGCAAAGACAGAAAGAACTGGAAGCTGCTCGACAGGCAGCGACTGAGGAGCAGCAATTAGAGGCAGAGCGTCGTCGTCAGTATTTTGAAGGTTTATCTCCAGAAGATAAGAAAGCCTACTTAGCTCAACAGGAAGCTCAAAGAGTTCAGGCTAATAAAGCCGCTGCACTTTTCCTGTTAATGCTATTTGCAGGAGGAACAGGTTCTAGCCAACAAAACGAACCTAAAAAGGAATTTGATCCTTGTGATATTCCAGGCAGACAAGCAGGCTGCTAA
- a CDS encoding hypothetical protein (IMG reference gene:2510095212~PFAM: Uncharacterized protein conserved in bacteria (DUF2191)) → MQITLNLDESLLSEALQLTNLSTQEELVNLALQELIQSRRKKNLLDLAGKIQFAEDFDHKDLRETRHATD, encoded by the coding sequence ATGCAAATTACTCTTAACCTCGACGAATCGCTTCTTAGTGAAGCCCTCCAACTGACCAACCTCTCCACGCAGGAAGAACTGGTCAATCTAGCTTTGCAAGAACTGATACAATCGCGCCGCAAGAAAAACCTGCTCGACCTAGCAGGGAAAATCCAATTTGCCGAGGATTTTGACCATAAAGACCTGCGCGAGACTCGTCATGCTACTGATTGA
- a CDS encoding putative nucleic acid-binding protein (IMG reference gene:2510095213~PFAM: PIN domain), with amino-acid sequence MLLIDTSVWISVFRDRTGQVRQKLETLIDARDIFLTRFTQLKLLQGSLNEKEWTLLSTYLETQDYVEPVGNSWRAAARIYYDLRRRGLTVRSPIDCCIAQAALENDLLLIHNDRDFETIAQVRSLQHFRFQP; translated from the coding sequence ATGCTACTGATTGATACGTCTGTTTGGATTAGTGTCTTCCGCGATCGTACAGGTCAAGTCCGCCAAAAACTTGAAACGCTGATTGACGCTCGTGACATTTTCCTGACACGATTTACTCAGCTTAAACTGCTTCAGGGTAGCCTGAACGAAAAAGAGTGGACTCTTCTTTCAACCTACCTTGAAACTCAGGATTACGTCGAACCCGTAGGTAACTCCTGGCGAGCGGCTGCACGAATTTACTACGATTTGCGCCGTCGAGGGCTGACAGTTCGCAGTCCGATTGATTGCTGTATTGCTCAAGCTGCTTTGGAGAATGATTTACTGTTGATCCATAACGATCGCGATTTTGAAACCATTGCACAAGTACGATCTCTCCAACATTTTCGGTTTCAGCCTTGA